A region of Allocoleopsis franciscana PCC 7113 DNA encodes the following proteins:
- a CDS encoding CPBP family intramembrane glutamic endopeptidase — protein sequence MKSKLTQFAQYPAPARLGIFLVILSLLWLPVAAPIYLLLAHDPNLVTILTMGLLFGAFLLLLRWWGKNVYGRSHLLRQYGLVRSRQNGLDLLQGLGIGLLFTFSLFVVEGLLGWIQFQTPQAVLAKVILEGFVSALGIGFAEELVFRGWVLDELQRDYTLKASLWADAIIFAILHFLKPLSEVIRTLPTFPALVLLGLTLVWAKRSSGGHLGLSIGLHAGLVWAYYILNVGQLVKYSNNVSPWITGVDNNPIAGVMGLLFLSVLAVWMRKRSAFRKNSGKIRL from the coding sequence TTGAAATCTAAACTTACTCAATTTGCCCAATACCCAGCACCCGCAAGGCTGGGGATATTTCTGGTGATTTTATCGCTGCTTTGGCTACCCGTAGCGGCACCCATTTATTTATTATTGGCTCACGACCCGAACTTAGTGACCATTCTGACGATGGGGCTATTGTTCGGGGCATTTTTGTTGTTGCTGAGATGGTGGGGAAAGAACGTTTATGGACGATCGCATCTACTGAGACAGTATGGGTTGGTGCGATCGCGGCAAAATGGGTTAGACCTACTCCAAGGATTGGGTATTGGTCTATTATTTACCTTTTCCCTATTTGTGGTGGAAGGGTTACTCGGTTGGATTCAATTCCAAACCCCTCAAGCTGTATTAGCTAAAGTCATTTTAGAGGGATTTGTCAGTGCCCTCGGTATTGGTTTTGCAGAAGAATTGGTGTTTCGGGGTTGGGTGTTGGATGAGTTGCAACGAGACTATACCCTTAAAGCCTCTCTTTGGGCTGATGCGATTATCTTTGCGATATTGCACTTTCTCAAACCTCTCTCAGAGGTGATTCGCACATTACCAACATTTCCCGCTTTAGTACTGCTAGGGTTAACGTTAGTTTGGGCGAAACGGTCATCTGGAGGTCATTTGGGTTTGTCAATTGGTTTGCACGCGGGTTTAGTTTGGGCTTATTACATCCTTAATGTAGGGCAATTGGTGAAGTATTCTAACAACGTTTCTCCTTGGATTACGGGTGTTGATAATAACCCGATCGCGGGAGTGATGGGTTTGTTATTTTTGAGTGTTCTTGCTGTTTGGATGAGGAAGCGATCGGCTTTCAGGAAGAATTCGGGTAAAATACGGCTCTAA
- a CDS encoding MotA/TolQ/ExbB proton channel family protein → MSISGFFAAGGVVMWPLLVLSILASALILERIIFWQQVTKRQKPIIQASLRLYLQDPQSAYNILEKNSDLPIARIFLAALEMENPTPEEFRLALESAAQAEMPILKRFNTGFETIIAVSPLLGLLGTILGLITSFAAMRVGDIGTSNTPGVTGGISEALISTVGGLCVAIFTLIFANSFRGLYRRQLALIQEYGGKLELLYRRYYAYGRLPYVAAQEPE, encoded by the coding sequence ATGTCAATTAGTGGTTTCTTTGCGGCGGGTGGGGTTGTAATGTGGCCCCTTTTGGTGTTATCTATCCTTGCGAGCGCACTGATTTTGGAGCGCATTATCTTTTGGCAACAAGTCACCAAGCGTCAGAAGCCCATCATTCAAGCCTCTCTTAGGCTTTACCTACAAGACCCTCAATCCGCCTACAATATCCTAGAAAAAAATAGCGACCTGCCGATCGCACGAATTTTTCTGGCAGCGCTAGAAATGGAAAACCCCACGCCAGAGGAATTTCGGCTAGCACTAGAAAGTGCGGCTCAAGCGGAGATGCCTATCCTCAAGCGTTTCAATACAGGATTTGAAACGATTATCGCGGTTTCTCCCTTGCTCGGTCTTTTAGGTACCATTCTGGGCTTGATTACCTCTTTTGCCGCGATGCGAGTGGGCGATATTGGCACGAGCAATACCCCTGGTGTTACAGGCGGAATCAGTGAGGCTTTAATCTCAACCGTAGGGGGGTTGTGTGTTGCCATCTTTACCCTGATATTTGCCAACTCCTTTCGAGGGCTATATCGTCGTCAACTCGCCTTAATTCAGGAGTATGGTGGTAAGCTAGAGCTGCTCTATCGTCGTTACTATGCCTATGGGAGACTACCTTATGTAGCAGCTCAGGAGCCAGAATGA
- a CDS encoding LmeA family phospholipid-binding protein, which translates to MFGGFTGSKTPTGTDWGEQMLNTVASKTIRHLFTQSESVEVSVRCYPSSKLLQGSIDSLKMSGRGLVIRQQFRTEEMSFETDAISLDFSSVLKGQMNIKQPTQAIAQVVLTEEDINKSFKAELVRKQLENITSPALSELSGGEPISFTDVQVTLQPNNQLRLFAKANLPEQGLVPISMKSTLAVERRRRILFQNSQFEPEDIPESLREISQKLATALDEILNNMVDLDRFNLDGVTLRINRLETHGKKLIFSGYAQIERVPNTP; encoded by the coding sequence ATGTTTGGTGGCTTTACCGGTTCAAAAACTCCTACTGGCACGGACTGGGGAGAGCAAATGCTCAATACCGTCGCCAGCAAAACGATTCGCCACCTATTCACTCAAAGCGAGTCAGTGGAGGTTTCGGTGCGCTGCTATCCTTCAAGCAAATTGTTGCAGGGTAGCATTGACAGCCTCAAGATGAGTGGTCGTGGTTTGGTGATTCGCCAGCAGTTCCGGACGGAGGAAATGTCCTTTGAAACGGATGCCATCTCCCTTGACTTTAGCTCGGTTCTCAAGGGTCAGATGAACATCAAGCAGCCCACCCAGGCGATCGCACAGGTTGTCCTCACGGAAGAGGATATCAATAAATCCTTTAAAGCAGAACTGGTCAGGAAGCAACTAGAGAATATTACCAGCCCAGCCTTGAGCGAGTTGTCCGGGGGTGAGCCAATTTCTTTTACTGATGTGCAAGTTACTTTGCAACCCAACAACCAATTACGTTTGTTTGCCAAAGCCAATCTGCCTGAGCAGGGTCTAGTGCCGATTAGTATGAAATCTACCCTGGCGGTTGAGCGGCGGCGTCGTATCCTGTTTCAAAACTCCCAATTTGAACCAGAGGATATACCAGAGTCTTTGCGGGAAATATCACAAAAGTTAGCAACCGCACTGGATGAGATCTTGAATAATATGGTGGATCTGGATCGGTTCAACCTTGATGGCGTCACGCTGCGAATTAATCGTCTGGAAACTCATGGCAAAAAGCTGATTTTCAGTGGTTACGCCCAAATTGAGCGCGTTCCCAATACTCCATAA
- a CDS encoding alpha/beta fold hydrolase produces MTTQAIRETAASPAPGTYWQWRGQSIYYVQAGQKRSGRLPLLLIHGFGASTDHWRKNIAELCNDFDVWAIDLLGFGRSSKPDWQYGGDLWRDQLHDFITEVIGQSVVLAGNSLGGYSALCVAAQRPNTAAGVVLLNSAGPFTDTKVPTQKSPLQQFIGDLTRSVLLQPWASFLLFQYVRQRSMIRKTLSQVYLDQSAVTDQLVEEIYRPSCDEGAHKVFASVFKSPQGEKIDVLLNQLTCPLLLLWGEADPWMNAKQRGAMFRQYYPQLTEHYLQAGHCPHDEVPEQVNAILRDWILALDPVEASSANEL; encoded by the coding sequence GTGACGACACAGGCAATCCGAGAGACCGCAGCCAGCCCAGCACCCGGTACTTACTGGCAATGGCGGGGACAATCTATTTACTATGTACAAGCGGGGCAGAAACGATCAGGACGCCTCCCTTTACTGCTGATTCATGGCTTTGGCGCATCCACAGACCACTGGCGCAAGAATATTGCTGAACTTTGTAACGACTTTGACGTTTGGGCAATTGACTTGTTGGGATTTGGACGTTCAAGCAAACCCGATTGGCAGTATGGGGGTGACTTGTGGCGAGACCAGTTGCATGACTTCATCACCGAGGTGATTGGTCAGTCCGTCGTGTTGGCGGGAAACTCTTTAGGTGGCTATTCAGCGCTGTGTGTTGCCGCCCAGCGTCCTAATACTGCCGCTGGTGTAGTGTTGCTCAACAGTGCTGGCCCTTTCACCGATACCAAGGTGCCGACTCAAAAGAGTCCCTTACAACAATTCATCGGCGACCTCACGCGGTCAGTTTTGCTGCAACCTTGGGCAAGTTTTCTCTTGTTTCAGTACGTGCGGCAACGCTCAATGATTCGTAAAACCCTCTCCCAAGTGTATCTGGATCAGAGTGCGGTCACAGACCAGTTAGTGGAAGAGATTTACCGCCCCTCTTGCGATGAGGGTGCCCATAAAGTATTTGCCTCGGTGTTCAAATCTCCCCAAGGTGAAAAAATTGATGTTCTGTTAAACCAGCTAACCTGTCCCCTGTTACTGTTATGGGGAGAAGCTGACCCTTGGATGAATGCCAAACAGCGGGGGGCTATGTTCCGTCAATACTATCCTCAACTCACAGAACACTATCTCCAAGCTGGGCACTGTCCCCATGATGAGGTGCCAGAACAGGTGAATGCGATTCTACGAGATTGGATATTGGCGCTGGACCCAGTTGAAGCATCGAGTGCGAACGAACTTTGA
- the clpS gene encoding ATP-dependent Clp protease adapter ClpS: MSVETIEKRSTVRKHAPRYRVLLHNDDFNSMEHVVQTLMTTVASLTQPQAVNIMMEAHMTGIGLVITCAQEHAEFYCETLKNHGLTSTIEPDE; this comes from the coding sequence GTGTCTGTCGAAACAATTGAGAAGCGTTCAACCGTCCGGAAACACGCGCCTCGCTATCGCGTTTTGCTCCATAATGATGACTTCAATTCAATGGAGCATGTGGTGCAAACCTTAATGACGACAGTAGCGAGTCTAACTCAGCCTCAAGCCGTCAACATTATGATGGAAGCTCATATGACGGGGATAGGCTTGGTGATTACTTGTGCTCAAGAACATGCGGAGTTCTATTGCGAAACGCTGAAGAACCACGGTTTAACCAGCACGATTGAACCGGATGAGTAA